The sequence below is a genomic window from Stigmatella aurantiaca.
CCGCCTCGGGGTGGAGGTGCTGGAAGGGGAGCCCCTGCTCCGGGAGGCCTTGGGGCTGAGGTGAGAGGCCCTTCGACTTGAGGGGAGCCAGGGGCTGTGGGACAAGGCGCTCCCCATGGCCACAGGTTCGACCCCGCGCGCACTGTCCTCGCTGCTCCAGCTCCCCCAGAGCTTCGGGCGCAAACGGGTGCTGCTGGTGGGGGATCTCGTCGCGGACCGCTACATCTATGGACAGACGGACCGGGTGAGCCGGGAGGCGCCGGTGCTGATCGTCCGGCATGAGTCCACGGAGGTGAAGCTCGGGGGCGGGGCGAACGTCGCCGCGAACGTCCGGGCGCTGTCGGGCCAGGTGACGGCGGTGGGGGCGCTGGGGGTGGACGAGATGGGGCGGGCGCTGCGGCGGCTGTTCAGCGCGGCGGGGATCCGGGTGAGCGCGGCGGGGGCGCGAGGCATCCAGACGGAGACCAAGACGCGCATCCTGGCCGGAGGCATGAGCACGACGCGCCAGCAGATGCTGCGGGTGGACCGGGGCCAGCGAGGCCCGCTGCCGCCGAGGCTGCGCAAGACACTGGCGCGGCTCGTGGAGAAGGCGGCCCAGGACGCGGATGCGGTGGTGGTGTCGGACTACGGGGCGGGGGTGGTGGGAG
It includes:
- a CDS encoding bifunctional heptose 7-phosphate kinase/heptose 1-phosphate adenyltransferase, with translation MATGSTPRALSSLLQLPQSFGRKRVLLVGDLVADRYIYGQTDRVSREAPVLIVRHESTEVKLGGGANVAANVRALSGQVTAVGALGVDEMGRALRRLFSAAGIRVSAAGARGIQTETKTRILAGGMSTTRQQMLRVDRGQRGPLPPRLRKTLARLVEKAAQDADAVVVSDYGAGVVGEEVREVLKRLAGDGMPVCVDSRYTLAAFTGVTVCKPNEPELEVFTGRPLRTESDLREAGHAALKRLGCKALLVTRGRHGMALFDETGGVDLIPVHGAKEAVDVTGAGDTVIATFSLAVAAGASFGEAARLANVAGSLVVQKQGTATVSRDELLGELRGAK